One window of the Anopheles aquasalis chromosome X, idAnoAquaMG_Q_19, whole genome shotgun sequence genome contains the following:
- the LOC126571201 gene encoding uncharacterized protein C15orf61 gives MAMLRRVSLKSKPKVSEVLTAYLKQCNEPPWTSYFIKQRDVVNDQFGRSHFNWTLDTGTNYHILRTGCYPYMKYHCTRRPPQDLWLEDRFFRYIKLANLGLPQLFYGLAAVFLIRHTEFVEMGCQGRVPIYFLYAEDKGSQY, from the exons ATGGCGATGCTTCGTCGCGTATCGCTTAAGTCGAAGCCCAAGGTGTCCGAGGTGCTTACAGCCTATCTGAAGCAGTGCAACGAACCACCGTGGACCTCTTACTTCATCAAG CAACGCGACGTGGTGAACGATCAGTTCGGCCGATCCCATTTCAACTGGACGCTGGACACGGGCACCAACTATCACATTCTGCGGACCGGGTGCTACCCGTACATGAAGTATCACTGTACTCGCCGGCCGCCGCAGGACCTGTGGCTCGAGGATCGATTCTTTCGATACATCAAGTTGGCGAACCTGGGGCTGCCGCAACTGTTTTACGGGCTGGCCGCCGTCTTCCTGATTCGCCACACCGAGTTCGTCGAGATGGGCTGCCAGGGCCGAGTGCCCATCTACTTTTTGTACGCCGAGGACAAGGGATCACAGTACTGA
- the LOC126570891 gene encoding NADH-ubiquinone oxidoreductase 49 kDa subunit-like, with protein sequence MAFSVLNAIARRACASSVYVTSNNSSSSSVLQKAAVLHNVQPVRSAGKWFPDEQFIEQFKGPVMYPDEVTSRWKLPPWNSKIAPVEKTVRNLSLNFGPQHPAAHGVLRLVLELDGETVMRADPHIGLLHRGTEKLIEYKTYTQALPYFDRLDYVSMMCNEQCYSLAVEKLLNIDIPLRAKYIRVLFAEITRILNHIMAVGTHALDVGALTPFFWLFEEREKMMEFYERVSGARMHAAYIRPGGVSQDLPLGLLDDIYEFASKFAERLDEVEDVLTTNRIWVQRTADIGIVSAEDALNYGFSGVMLRGSGIKWDLRKAQPYDAYDRVEFDVPIGTKGDCYDRYLCRVEEMRQSLRIIDQCLNQMPAGEIKTDDTKLTPPSRAEMKHSMEALIHHFKLFTQGYQVPPGATYTAVEAPKGEFGIYLVSDGSSKPYRCKIKAPGFAHLAALDKVGRHHMLADVVAIIGTLDVVFGEIDR encoded by the coding sequence ATGGCGTTTTCGGTGCTGAATGCCATAGCACGACGTGCGTGCGCCTCGAGTGTTTATgtaaccagcaacaacagcagcagcagcagtgtactGCAGAAAGCGGCCGTTTTGCATAATGTGCAGCCGGTGCGGAGCGCAGGCAAGTGGTTCCCAGACGAGCAGTTCATCGAGCAGTTCAAGGGACCGGTGATGTACCCAGACGAGGTGACCTCGCGCTGGAAGCTGCCACCGTGGAACAGCAAGATCGCACCGGTGGAGAAGACTGTCCGCAACCTGAGCCTAAACTTTGGGCCCCAGCACCCAGCCGCCCACGGCGTGCTGCGACTGGTGCTTGAACTGGACGGTGAGACGGTGATGCGGGCCGATCCGCACATCGGGCTGCTGCACCGCGGTACCGAGAAGCTAATCGAGTACAAGACCTATACTCAGGCGCTGCCGTACTTCGATCGTCTCGATTACGTATCGATGATGTGTAACGAGCAGTGCTACTCACTGGCGGTAGAGAAGTTGCTCAACATCGATATACCGCTGCGGGCGAAGTACATCCGCGTGCTGTTTGCCGAGATCACACGCATCCTCAACCACATCATGGCGGTCGGGACACATGCGCTGGACGTCGGTGCACTCACGCCCTTCTTCTGGCTGTTTGAGGAGCGCGAGAAGATGATGGAGTTCTACGAGCGCGTGTCGGGGGCTCGTATGCACGCGGCCTACATCCGCCCTGGCGGCGTATCACAGGATTTACCGCTTGGCTTGCTCGACGACATCTACGAGTTCGCGTCCAAGTTTGCCGAGCGGCTGGACGAAGTCGAGGATGTTCTGACGACGAATCGCATCTGGGTGCAGCGTACCGCCGACATCGGTATCGTGTCGGCCGAGGACGCGCTCAACTACGGCTTCAGCGGTGTCATGCTGCGCGGTTCCGGTATCAAATGGGACTTGCGTAAGGCTCAGCCGTACGATGCGTACGATCGGGTCGAGTTCGATGTGCCGATTGGCACCAAGGGTGACTGCTACGATCGCTACCTGTGTCGGGTGGAGGAGATGCGTCAGTCGCTGCGCATCATCGACCAGTGCCTCAACCAGATGCCGGCCGGCGAAATCAAGACGGACGACACGAAGCTGACGCCACCATCCCGCGCCGAGATGAAGCactcgatggaggcgctcATCCACCACTTCAAGCTGTTCACACAGGGCTATCAGGTGCCACCCGGTGCGACATACACTGCGGTCGAGGCACCGAAGGGCGAGTTCGGCATCTACCTGGTGTCGGATGGTTCCAGCAAACCGTACCGTTGCAAGATCAAGGCTCCTGGATTCGCCCATCTGGCAGCGCTCGACAAAGTCGGCCGCCATCACATGCTGGCCgacgtcgtcgccatcatcggcACGCTCGATGTCGTGTTCGGCGAAATCGATCGCTAA
- the LOC126570806 gene encoding uncharacterized protein LOC126570806 isoform X2 — protein MHPLFGGGACRWPGCERVFDEFNDFYSHLHSDHINGDYSAAQARIQMEVVCQLHLQLQKERDRLQAMILHLNKKNEMMRTPTTTTAAAVLFGGQFLTQLAVTVPPLQPPPPPPPPPPTPPPPPTVPSNHHHHRGGAPVPSQPQPLPSSSYAGPGGTVSATTSTVVTPFELIAGLRFPADMEAVAVTAGAPTLLLPSAATDCYVGDSKLTAHHHQSHHHHQQQQYPHRQIPDTGVIGPVGGMTAVAARAPGSNAHQHVSSRQQQQQHSPSASLGSGSKADANGAGNAPNEGPPPPMVTTTTSSKSSAKSGGGGAGQSRPKYFSPQDGEELNYPDVQDDVHKNREFYRSHDVRPPFTYASLIRQAIIESPEKQLTLNEIYNWFQNTFCYFRRNAATWKNAVRHNLSLHKCFMRVENIKGAVWTVNEAEFCKRRPQKLGIMQFKFQQQHQHQQQQQQQHHHHQRLSQGQQHLQHGAGGCLPKKKDASSASASVPVSSTASVSSASVVGFRSQGQSHAVPVSPPGSTLKPPPSLPCFFKRFVCEIPLIYFFRYFCS, from the exons ATGCATCCGCTGTTCGGAGGCGGGGCCTGCCGTTGGCCCGGCTGCGAACGCGTGTTTGACGAGTTCAACGACTTCTACAGCCACCTGCACTCGGACCACATCAACGGTGACTACTCGGCCGCACAGGCCCGTATCCAGATGGAGGTCGTCTGCCAGCTCCATCTGCAGCTGCAGAAGGAGCGTGACCGGCTGCAGGCGATGATACTGCATCTGAACAAGAAGAACGAGATGATGCGCAcaccgacgaccaccaccgctgctgccgtcCTGTTCGGTGGCCAGTTTCTGACCCAGCTCGCCGTAACCGTCCCACCATTGCAAccgcctcctccaccaccaccaccacccccaacaCCCCCACCGCCGCCAACGGTACcatcaaatcatcatcatcaccgagggGGAGCACCGGTGCCGTCACAGCCACAACCACTACCTTCCTCATCGTACGCGGGGCCGGGGGGCACGGTCAgcgcaaccaccagcaccgtcgtCACCCCGTTCGAGCTGATCGCGGGTTTGCGCTTCCCGGCCGATATGGAGGCGGTCGCTGTGACAGCCGGTGCACCCACTTTGCTGCTACCGTCGGCTGCCACCGATTGCTATGTCGGCGATAGCAAGCTGaccgctcaccaccaccaatctcaccatcaccaccagcagcagcagtatccgCACCGTCAGATACCGGATACCGGGGTGATCGGACCGGTCGGTGGaatgacggcggtggcggctagGGCGCCCGGTTCCAATGCGCACCAGCACGTCAGCtcacgacagcagcagcagcagcactcaccGAGTGCGTCATTAGGTAGTGGATCGAAAGCGGATGCCAACGGAGCCGGTAACGCCCCTAATGAGGGACCACCCCCTCCAAtggtcaccaccactaccagctcCAAATCATCGGCCAAATCGGGGGGTGGAGGTGCCGGTCAAAGCAGACCAAAATACTTCTCACCGCAGGATGGCGAAG AACTCAACTATCCGGACGTGCAAGACG ATGTACACAAGAACCGGGAGTTCTACCGCAGCCACGATGTGCGTCCACCATTCACCTACGCCTCGTTAATAAGACAG GCCATTATCGAGTCGCCGGAAAAGCAGCTGACGCTGAACGAGATCTACAACTGGTTCCAGAACACGTTTTGCTACTTCCGGCGCAACGCAGCCACGTGGAAG AACGCCGTGCGCCATAATCTGTCGCTGCACAAGTGTTTTATGCGCGTGGAAAACATCAAGGGCGCCGTCTGGACGGTGAACGAGGCCGAGTTCTGCAAGCGGCGCCCCCAAAAACTTGGCATCATGCAGTTCAaattccaacagcagcaccaacatcagcaacagcagcagcagcaacaccatcaccaccagcggctcAGTCAGGGGCAACAGCATCTGCaacacggtgccggtggctgtcttccgaagaagaaggatgcaTCGTCTGCATCAGCGTCCGTGCCCGTGTCGTCGACTGCGTCTGTATCTTCAGCGTCAGTCGTTGGATTTCGGTCTCAGGGTCAATCACACGCAGTACCGGTGTCACCGCCGGGCAGCACGCTGAAGCCGCCGCCTTCATTGCCTTGCTTCTTCAAACGGTTCGTGTGCGAGATTCCCctcatttattttttccgTTATTTTTGTTCATGA
- the LOC126570931 gene encoding adenosylhomocysteinase-like 1 codes for MSMSSYTESSSEEDDLSPRDKAQQNSKGFADFCVRNIKQHSFGRHEIEIAEQEMPGIMGLRKQALDDKPLKGANIVGCTHINAQTAVLIETLIHLGANVRWAACNIYSTQNEVAAALAESGVPIFAWRGEIEEDFWWCIDKCVHAENWQPNMILDDGGDATHLMLKKYPVMFKMIKGIVDESVTGVHRLYQLSKTSKLTVPAMNVKDAITKTKFDSLYSCKESVIDSLKRATDIMIGGKQVVLCGYGEVGKGCAQALKGLGCIVYVTEIDPICALQACMDGFRVVKLNEVIRTVDVVITCTGNKNVVTREHMDKMKNGCIVCNMGHSNTEIDVNSLRTSELQWEKMRSQVDHIIWPGPDGKRIILLAEGRLVNLSCSSVSSFVASITAATQALALIELFNAPPGRYKADVYLLPKKMDEYVASLHLQTLDAHLTELTDEQARYMGLNKAGPFKPNYYRY; via the exons ATGAGCATGA GTTCGTACACCGAGAGCAGCTCGGAGGAGGACGATCTGTCGCCGCGCGACAAAGCGCAGCAGAACTCCAAGGGCTTCGCGGACTTTTGCGTCCGGAACATCAAGCAGCACTCGTTCGGGCGgcacgagatcgagatcgccGAGCAAGAGATGCCAGGCATCATGGGGCTGCGCAAGCAGGCCCTTGACGACAAACCACTAAAGGGGGCCAACATCGTCGGTTGCACGCACATCAACGCCCAGACGGCCGTCCTGATCGAGACGCTCATTCATCTGGGCGCGAACGTGAGATGGGCGGCCTGCAACATCTACTCCACCCAG AATGAGGTTGCTGCAGCACTGGCCGAAAGCGGAGTACCGATCTTTGCCTGGCGCGGCGAGATCGAGGAGGACTTCTGGTGGTGCATCGACAAGTGCGTGCACGCCGAGAATTGGCAACCGAACATGATcctcgacgatggtggcgacgCGACGCACTTGATGCTGAAGAAGTACCCGGTGATGTTCAAGATGATCAAGGGCATCGTAGACGAAAGCGTCACGGGTGTGCACCGTCTGTACCAGCTGTCGAAGACGAGCAAGCTGACCGTTCCTGCGATGAACGTGAAAGACGCAATCACCAAGACCAAGTTCGACAGCCTGTACAGTTGCAAAGAATCGGTCATCGACAG TCTGAAGCGTGCGACGGATATCATGATCGGTGGGAAACAGGTGGTGCTGTGCGGGTACGGTGAGGTCGGCAAGGGTTGCGCTCAAGCCCTCAAGGGACTAGGTTGCATCGTCTACGTTACGGAAATCGATCCAATATGCGCGCTGCAGGCGTGCATGGACGGGTTCCGCGTAGTCAAGCTGAACGAGGTGATACGAACCGTCGATGTGGTGATCACCTGCACCGGCAACAAGAACGTGGTGACGCGCGAACACATGGACAAGATGAAAAACGGCTGCATCGTGTGTAATATGGGGCACTCGAACACCGAGATCGACGTGAACAGTCTACGCACGTCCGAACTGCAGTGGGAGAAGATGCGCTCGCAGGTGGACCATATCATCTGGCCGGGACCGGATGGGAAGCGCATTATCCTGCTTGCGGAGGGCCGTCTGGTGAACCTGTCCTGTTCCAGCGTGTCGTCATTTGTTGCCTCGATTACTGCCGCCACCCAGGCGCTTGCCCTGATCGAACTGTTCAATGCTCCGCCCGGGCGCTACAAGGCCGACGTCTACTTGTTACCGAAGAAGATGG ATGAGTATGTGGCGAGTTTGCATCTGCAGACGCTCGATGCGCACCTGACAGAATTGACCGACGAGCAGGCGCGATACATGGGGCTCAACAAGGCGGGTCCCTTTAAACCCAACTACTACAGGTATTAG
- the LOC126570806 gene encoding forkhead box protein biniou isoform X1: MHPLFGGGACRWPGCERVFDEFNDFYSHLHSDHINGDYSAAQARIQMEVVCQLHLQLQKERDRLQAMILHLNKKNEMMRTPTTTTAAAVLFGGQFLTQLAVTVPPLQPPPPPPPPPPTPPPPPTVPSNHHHHRGGAPVPSQPQPLPSSSYAGPGGTVSATTSTVVTPFELIAGLRFPADMEAVAVTAGAPTLLLPSAATDCYVGDSKLTAHHHQSHHHHQQQQYPHRQIPDTGVIGPVGGMTAVAARAPGSNAHQHVSSRQQQQQHSPSASLGSGSKADANGAGNAPNEGPPPPMVTTTTSSKSSAKSGGGGAGQSRPKYFSPQDGEELNYPDVQDDVHKNREFYRSHDVRPPFTYASLIRQAIIESPEKQLTLNEIYNWFQNTFCYFRRNAATWKNAIRTNLSLHKCFVRYEDDFGSFWMVDDHEFLKRRHLSRGRPRKYDISMPPATEQEDSPDTSSHTTTDHATGSCVGQMVAAAGAAGSGAVSQQPASSQGPEVGTNAGTNGGLLAGDLSPSVVCGPPYSDEYGRLRRMQAASEAAATSGATEHKLLTHGAGIFAARLLKRNNEYSRG, translated from the exons ATGCATCCGCTGTTCGGAGGCGGGGCCTGCCGTTGGCCCGGCTGCGAACGCGTGTTTGACGAGTTCAACGACTTCTACAGCCACCTGCACTCGGACCACATCAACGGTGACTACTCGGCCGCACAGGCCCGTATCCAGATGGAGGTCGTCTGCCAGCTCCATCTGCAGCTGCAGAAGGAGCGTGACCGGCTGCAGGCGATGATACTGCATCTGAACAAGAAGAACGAGATGATGCGCAcaccgacgaccaccaccgctgctgccgtcCTGTTCGGTGGCCAGTTTCTGACCCAGCTCGCCGTAACCGTCCCACCATTGCAAccgcctcctccaccaccaccaccacccccaacaCCCCCACCGCCGCCAACGGTACcatcaaatcatcatcatcaccgagggGGAGCACCGGTGCCGTCACAGCCACAACCACTACCTTCCTCATCGTACGCGGGGCCGGGGGGCACGGTCAgcgcaaccaccagcaccgtcgtCACCCCGTTCGAGCTGATCGCGGGTTTGCGCTTCCCGGCCGATATGGAGGCGGTCGCTGTGACAGCCGGTGCACCCACTTTGCTGCTACCGTCGGCTGCCACCGATTGCTATGTCGGCGATAGCAAGCTGaccgctcaccaccaccaatctcaccatcaccaccagcagcagcagtatccgCACCGTCAGATACCGGATACCGGGGTGATCGGACCGGTCGGTGGaatgacggcggtggcggctagGGCGCCCGGTTCCAATGCGCACCAGCACGTCAGCtcacgacagcagcagcagcagcactcaccGAGTGCGTCATTAGGTAGTGGATCGAAAGCGGATGCCAACGGAGCCGGTAACGCCCCTAATGAGGGACCACCCCCTCCAAtggtcaccaccactaccagctcCAAATCATCGGCCAAATCGGGGGGTGGAGGTGCCGGTCAAAGCAGACCAAAATACTTCTCACCGCAGGATGGCGAAG AACTCAACTATCCGGACGTGCAAGACG ATGTACACAAGAACCGGGAGTTCTACCGCAGCCACGATGTGCGTCCACCATTCACCTACGCCTCGTTAATAAGACAG GCCATTATCGAGTCGCCGGAAAAGCAGCTGACGCTGAACGAGATCTACAACTGGTTCCAGAACACGTTTTGCTACTTCCGGCGCAACGCAGCCACGTGGAAG aatGCGATCCGGACGAACCTGTCGCTGCACAAGTGCTTCGTGCGGTACGAAGACGATTTCGGATCGTTCTGGATGGTGGACGACCACGAGTTCCTGAAGCGGCGCCACTTGTCGCGGGGTCGGCCGCGCAAGTACGATATCTCGATGCCACCAGCGACCGAGCAGGAGGACTCACCTGACACCTCGTCCCATACTACAACCGACCATGCAACTGGCAGTTGTGTTGGGcagatggtagcagcagcaggagcagcaggatctGGAGCAGTATCACAacaaccagcatcatcacaggGCCCGGAAGTAGGCACTAACGCTGGCACCAATGGGGGGCTGCTGGCAGGTGACCTTAGTCCGAGCGTCGTGTGCGGTCCACCGTACAGTGACGAGTATGGGCGGTTGCGGCGAATGCAAGCAGCAAGTGAGGCGGCCGCCACCTCCGGTGCGACAGAGCACAAGCTTTTGACACACGGTGCTGGTATCTTCGCAGCACGGTTGTTGAAAAGGAACAACGAGTACAGTAGAGGGTAA